In the Sandaracinus amylolyticus genome, CGTGCGACGAGGGCGATCTCTACGGCTGCGCGAACCTCGGCTGGATGTACGAGCGCGGCCGCAGCGTCCCCGCCGATCCGGCGCGCGCCGCCGAGCTCTACGCGCGCGCCTGCGACGGCGAGGATCTGCTCGGCTGCGCGAACCTCGGCGCGCTGCACGAGGACGGCCGCGGCGTCCCCCGCGACCTCACGCGCGCGATCGCGCTCTACACCCGCGCGTGCGACGGCGACGAGCTCTACGGCTGCACCCGGCTCGGCCTCGCGTTCCGCCACGGCATCGGCGTCGCGCAGGACGATCGCCGCGCGCTCGAGCTCTTCACGCGCGCGTGCGACGGCGGTGATCTGCGCGGCTGCAACGCGCTCGGCTACATGCGCGAGCGCGGCCTCGCGACCAGCGCCGACGTGGGCGGCGCGGCGCGCCTCTACCAGCGCGCGTGCGAGGGCGGCGTCGCGCCCGGCTGCACCAGCCTCGGCGCGCTCTACGTGCGCGGCGAGGGCGTGACGCGCGCGCCGGCCCAGGGTGCGGCGCTGTTCCGCCAGGCGTGCGACGCGGGCCACGCGCTCGCGTGCAGCAACCTCGGCGCGCTCTACGAGAGCGGCACCGGCGTCGCGCGCGACGCACGGCTGGCGAGCGAGCTGTTCCGCCGCGCCTGCGCGGCCGGACATACGGCGGCGTGCGAGCGCACCGGCGCGCAGTAACGGCGCTCCACCAGGAACGCGGCGGTCGTGCGCCGGGAAGAACGACGGTCGGCGCCAGGAAAACCGCCGTCCGCGCTAGGTCGAGCGGTGTCCGCGCCTCGAAAACGGTCTCCGCGCCAGGTCGAGCGGTGTCCGCGCCTCGAAACCGGTCTCCGCGCCAGGTCGAGCGGTGTCCGCGGCTCGAAAACGGTCTCCGCGCCAGGTCGAGCGGTGTCCGCGCCTCGAAAGCGGTCTCCGCGCCAGGTCGAGCGGTGTCCGCGCCTCGAAAGCGGTCTCCGCGCCAGGTCGAGCGGTGTCCGCGCCTCGAAAACGGTCTCCGCGCCAGGTCGGTCGGTGTCCGCGCCTCGAAAACGGTCTCCGCGCCAGGTCGCGCGCTGTCCGGGCCTCGAAAACGGTCTCCGCGCCAGGTCGCGCGCTGTCCGCGCCTCGAAAACGGTCTCCGCGCCAGGTCGAGCGGTGTCCGCGCCTCGAAAACGGTCTCCGCGCCAGGTCGCGCGCTGTCCGCGCCGGTCAGCGCCGCTCGGTCACCACGCCGATCGAGGGAAGGCGCTCCACCGCGTTCTCGATGCGCTCGAGCTCCGACGCGATCGCGTCGAGCGCGCGGCGGGTCTCCTGCGGGCCCTTGCTCTCGCCGAGCTTCTCGAGCGGCTCGCGCACCTTCGAGCGCAGCGCGCCCGTCAGTCGATCCCGCTCCGCGAGCTGCAGCCCGCGCACCTCGTCGGCGCGCGACGGGACGAAGTCGCTCAGCGAGCGCTCGATCGCCACGCTCCACGCGACGAGCCCCGCGACCCGCCGCGCGAGGTACGTCGGATCGTCGAGCCGCTGCGCGCCGAGCTCCTGGGTCTGCGCGGTCTCGAGCAGCGCCTGGGTCTCGTTGTAGACGCGGCGCCACGCCACCGCGTCGCTGGCCTCCCACGCGCCGCGCCCGCGCTCGTCGAGGTCGTCGATGCGGCGCTCCCAGGTCTCGGCGTCCATCCCGAGCAGCGCGCCCTGGGCGCGATAGACGGTGCGGCGCAGCGCGTCGAGCACGTGCTCGAAGCGATGGAGCGGCGGCGAGAGCTCGCCTCCGCCCGCCGTCTTGAACTCGTCGATCAGGTGCCGCAGCTGGGTCGCGAGCGCCGAGAGCTTGTCGGGATCGGTGCCCACCACCTCGCGCAGCCCGGCGGAGAGCGGCTCGGCCTCGCGACGGAACGCGTGCGCATCGCGCCCCCACAGCCCGCGCGCGACCTCCTCGGACTCGGCGAGCAGCGCCTCGATCTCCTCGGCGCTCGCGGGGGTCGCGGCGGCGGGCTCCACGCGGGCCCAGAGCTCGCGCCCCGCGACCTCGGCGCGCGCCTCGAGCCGCATCGCCTCGTCGCACTTCAGCTCGAGGGTCACCGGCGTGCCCACCGGCAGATCGGCGGGCACCTCGAGCATCAGCGTCTTGATCGGCAGCCGGTTCTGGAGCAGCCGCAGCACCACCGCGCCGCTGCGATCCGAGGTCGCGAGCTCGTGCGTCGTCGCGAGCGGCAGGCCCGAGCCGCGCGGGATGAGCACCTTCCGCTCGCGACGTCCCGCGCGCAGCACCTCGAGCGCGATGTCCTTCGCGACGACCGAGGGCTGGCTGAGCGCGCTCGCGCGCGGCTTGAGCTCGCCGCGGTAGAGCGCGAAGGGCAGCGACGCGAGCACGCGGCCCGACCCGTCACGCGCCTCGAGCCGCGCCGCGTTCTCGGCCTCGCCCTCGAGCGCGCACTCGATGCGCACCGTGCTCGGCACGCTCGCGATCTCTGCGCGCCCGAGCTCGGATCCGTCCGCGCTCGAGACACCGAGCTCCGCCGTGCCCTCGGGAGCGCGCTCGAGCTCGACGCCGACGCGCAGCCGATCGCTGCGCCCGACGAGCGGCGTCGTGAAGCGCGCCTGCATCGTGTCGTCGCCGATCCGGAGGCCGCCGAGCTGCGCCGCGTGCACCGCCGCGCCGAGCGCGACGCAGGTGTCCACCTGGTCCTGCAGCGGCTGCACGCACTTGCTCTTGCCGCTGCACAGCGACTCGGTGACGCGACGCACCACCATCGGCACCCGCGTCGATCCGCCGACGAGCACCACGTGATCGATGTCCGAGAGCGCGACGCCCGCGACCTCCTTGCTGCGCGCGAGCGCGCGCTCGCAGCACACGATGGTGGTCTCGACGAGATCGCGGATCGCCTCTTCGTGATCGGCGCGTCCGATCTCCATCTCGATCGACACCGGCTCGCCCGCCTGATCGATCAGCACGTCGGTCTTCGAGAGATGCACCACGTCGCTCGTCGAGAGCGACTCCTTCACCTCCTGCGCGACGTGCACCAGCCGCGCGAAGCGCGCCGCGTCCTCGGCGTTGCCGCGCACGTCGAGCTCGAGCGCGTAGCCCTTGTCGACGAGCGCGCGCCGCAGGCGCTCGGCGAACCGGCGATCGAAGTCGTCGCCGCCGAGGAAGTTGTCGCCGTCGATCGCGATCACCTGGTACTCGCCGCCGAGGCAGCGCAGCACCGAGACGTCGAAGGTGCCGCCGCCGAGGTCGTAGACGAGAAAATTCCCGTCGCCGAGCTGGCTCTTCCACGTGTGATAGATCGCGGCCGCCGTCGGCTCCTGCAGCACCGCCGCGACCTCGAGCCCGGCGAGCTCACCGGCGCGGCGCGTCGCCTCGACCTGCGGCGCGTCGAAGTACGCGGGCACGGTGATCACCGCGCGCGTGATGCGCACCTCGACGTCGCCCGAGCGCGCCTGGAGATCCTCGCGCATGCGCTCGCGCAGCTCGGCGAGGATCTTCGACGAGATCTCCTCGGGCGTGAGCTCGTGCGGCCCGACCGCGACCTTCACCGCCTGGCCCATGCGCCGCTTGATCGACTCGATGGGCCCGGGGGTCTGGCCGCGCCGCGCGCGCGCCGCGCGCCCCACGACGAACGCCTGCTGCTTCGGGTCCCACGCGACCGCCGAGGGCACGGTGCGGCGCCCGAAACGATCGGCGTAGACGAGGATCTCTCGCTCGCTCGGCTCGAGCAGCGCGATCTCCGAGTTGGTCGTCCCGAGATCGATGCCGACGGCGCGATCGACGAACATGCGTGTGTCTCCTGTCGCGTGCGACGGCGCAGCATCGCACGCCGCGACGAGGATGCGCGCAGCGAGCGTAGTCGACCACGCCCGGGGTGCGTCGCTAGAGCTCCACGATGGACATCCCGCGCGTCATCACCACCGTGCTCGCGATCTCCACGGCGCTCGCGTGCGCGCCGAGCCGCGATCAGCCACCGGTCGATGCTGGAAGGACGAGCGACGCGGGCACGGTCTCGCGCGATGCCGCGGCCCCGCGCCGCGACGCGGGCGACGATCCGCGCGACCCCGACGGTGGTCACGTCGACGTCGACGCCTCACCGCCGGACCCGATCGAGCAGTGCACCGGCGGCGCCGACGAGGACGGCGACGGGCGGATCGACTGTGCCGACGAGGACTGCGGGACCGACGAGGCCTGCGAGGAGGCGCCCGATCTCGTGGCCGACTGGGAGACCGGCGACTGGAGCCAGTGGGACGGTCCGCTCGGTCGCGATCCCGACGCACAGATCGACGTCGTGACCGACGTCGTGCGGCAAGGGCGCTACGCCGCGCGCTTCCAGGTTCGCCCGGGCGATCGTTATCGCACCACGAGCGGTGAGCGCGCCGAGGTGCACCTCTGGGACTATCGACGCGAGCGCGAGGGCGACACGTTCTACTACGCGTGGTCGACGCTGTTCCCCGAGGGATGGAGAGCGCCGGAGCGCTGGGGGATCGTCATGCAGTGGCACGCGCACACGGACATCTCGCCGCCGATGGCGTTCAACGCGGGCGCGGATCGTCTCGACCTCGTGTTCAGCTCGGGGAACATCGACAGCTGGTGGCCCGCCGAGTACGAGGAGAGCCACCGCGTGCTCGACGGGCTCTCGCCCGGGCGCTGGCACGACTTCATCGTGCGCATCGACTTCCGCGCGGACACCAGCGGCAGCGTCGAGGTCTGGCATCGCCTCGAGGGCACTGCCGAGTTCGACTCGGTGCTCGCGGTGCGCGACGTGCCGACGCTGCAGTGGTCGACCGACTCGGGGCGCATCCACGACGGCTACGCGCAGCGCTGGGGCGAGGGCTGGGTGAGCGGCGTGTGGGTCCAGCACGGGCTCTACCGCTCGGCCAGCAGCGCGACCGACGTCATCTATCACGACGGTTTCTGCCGCGGCACCAGCTACGCCGCGGTGCGCGGGTGCTTCGACGAGTGATCGATCAGTCCAGCTGGAGTGCTCGCTGGCGGAGGGCCCGCACGGAAGCGTGCGGCGCACGCGGACAGGAGCGATGTTTCGACACTTTCTCAGCGCCGGCCGAGCGGATCGGTCGGCGCAGGCGGCCCGAGCAGCGCACGCTCGTCGTCGGTCGGCGGCGGGAGCGCGGCCCGAGCGCGCGGCCGTGCGATCAAGTCGGGGAGATCGAGCGGTGCGTCCGGCTCTCGCGCGGGCGCACGCCGCGGCGGCGGGCCCATCGCGGCGCGCGACTCGGGAAAGCTGTCGAGCGCTGCGGTCAGCCTGCGCAGCGGGTGCAGCGTGAGCTCTTCCCATGCGGCGCGGATCGCCGCGCGCTCGTCGGCGTCGGTCGTCTCCTCCGCGAGCTCGCGCAGTCGCTCGGTGATCGCGACCGGGCCACCGCGGGGATCGATGTCGAAGCGCTCGAACGGGCTCTTCTTGATGGTCATCGCGACCTCGCGAGCTTCTCGCGCGCCGCGGGCAGGCGCGTGAGCTCGGGGTGGATCTCCTCGGCGCGCGTGATGTCGCGCTTCGCGTCCTGCCACGCGTCCGCGGCACGAAGCACCGCGGGCCCTTCGAGCCTCCGCTCGGCGCGCGCGCAGAGCAGATCCGCGAGCACCAGTCGCGCGTTGCGCAGCGTCGGGCAGAGCTTGTAGCCGCGCTCCGCGAGCCCGATCTGCGCATCGAGCGTCGGCGCGAGCTCGGCGCGGAACACCAGCACCTGCGCGCACTGCGCGGCCCACGCGAGCTCCAGCGGATCACGCTGGATGCGCATCGCGAGCGAGTCGCTCGGCTGCTCCATCGGCCGCAGCAAGAGGCGGAGATCGTCCCACCGGCGCGCCCGATAGAGGTCCCACGCGAAGCGCGGCAGCTCGCGCACCACGAAGCGCTCGACCTCGACCTCCTCGCCCGCCCAGCGCCACACGTCGCGCGCTCGCTCGAGCACCGACGCGACCTCGATCGGCTTCCACTCGCGCGCCGCGAGCTCCTCGATCTCGATGGTCAGCGGGGTGAGCATCGTGTGCACGAGATCGCTGCGCAGCCCGAGCGCGCGATCGCGCGCACGATCGGCGAGCGCGCCCTCCGCGCCCGCGATCGTGATCACGTCCGCGACGCGTCCCAGCACACGCAGCGCGATCGCCGCGCCGCCGGAGCGCGTCTCGATCCCCTCGCGCGCCATCGCCGCGATCACGTCGAGCCCTCGCAGCGCCGCGGCGTCGACCGCGCGCTCGACCTCGCTCGACGGGAGCGCGCCTGCGATGACGTCGGTGGCGAGGCCGCGCAGGTACGCGCGCTCGCGCCCGAGCGCGAGCCAGGTCGCGCCGATCAGCATCAGCGCTCGCTCGAGCGTCTCGCGCGCCGCGCTCGTGCTCACCGCGTCTCGCGCGATCGCGTGCTCGGCGCGCGCGCGATGGAAGAGCGCGAGGTGGTGCACCAGCGCGGGCGCCCATCCCTCGAGGCGCGAGGGCTCGAGCCGACCGAGCAGGGGCGCCACGTTGCCCGCCTCCGCGGCCGCGATCGCCTGGCTCGCATCGGGGCGCTCCCGGAGCAGCCGCACCATCCCCGCCGCGCGCGGGTGGAGCGCCTCGGCACCCGGCGCGGCGCGCTCCCAGAGCGACGCGAGCACACGCTCGTCGTCGATCCGAGAGAGCAACGTCTCGTCCGCCGCGCGCCACACGTCGCGCACTGTATTCGTTGTCACCGTCGGCACGCTCGTCGCTATTTACTCGGCGCGACCATCTCGATAGCATCCGACTCGCCCAAGTCGTTCACCGCGATGCCTCGACTGACGATCATCGGCCCCGAAGGGCGGCAGGAGGTGGAGCTCCAGGCGCACAACACGCTGGGACGCCACCCCAACAACACGGTCCAGGTCCTCGATCGCATCGTCTCGAAGGAGCACTGCCACATCGACCTCGTCGATGGCCGCTACCTCCTGCGCGATCTCGGATCGCTGAACGGCAGCTATCTCAACGGCGAGCGCATCAGCGAGCGCGTCCTCAGCCCGGGCGACGAGATCATGCTCGGCTCGACGCGGCTGATCTTCGACGCGGAAGGCGCGACGCGCGCCGCGGCCGGTGGCTACTCCGCCGCTGCGCGTGGCGGATCGGGCCCGATGTCCGCGCCGCCTCCGCCGGTCTCTTCGCCGGCGCCGTGGCAGTCCTCGCCGCCGCAGCAGCAGGCGGTGGCGCAGCCGCAGCACGCGATGCCCTTGCCGCAGCCCGCGTGGGCCCAGCCCTATGCGCCGCCGGTACAGCGCGCGCCCGAGGCCGCGCTGCCGGCCGTCCCG is a window encoding:
- a CDS encoding Hsp70 family protein, producing MFVDRAVGIDLGTTNSEIALLEPSEREILVYADRFGRRTVPSAVAWDPKQQAFVVGRAARARRGQTPGPIESIKRRMGQAVKVAVGPHELTPEEISSKILAELRERMREDLQARSGDVEVRITRAVITVPAYFDAPQVEATRRAGELAGLEVAAVLQEPTAAAIYHTWKSQLGDGNFLVYDLGGGTFDVSVLRCLGGEYQVIAIDGDNFLGGDDFDRRFAERLRRALVDKGYALELDVRGNAEDAARFARLVHVAQEVKESLSTSDVVHLSKTDVLIDQAGEPVSIEMEIGRADHEEAIRDLVETTIVCCERALARSKEVAGVALSDIDHVVLVGGSTRVPMVVRRVTESLCSGKSKCVQPLQDQVDTCVALGAAVHAAQLGGLRIGDDTMQARFTTPLVGRSDRLRVGVELERAPEGTAELGVSSADGSELGRAEIASVPSTVRIECALEGEAENAARLEARDGSGRVLASLPFALYRGELKPRASALSQPSVVAKDIALEVLRAGRRERKVLIPRGSGLPLATTHELATSDRSGAVVLRLLQNRLPIKTLMLEVPADLPVGTPVTLELKCDEAMRLEARAEVAGRELWARVEPAAATPASAEEIEALLAESEEVARGLWGRDAHAFRREAEPLSAGLREVVGTDPDKLSALATQLRHLIDEFKTAGGGELSPPLHRFEHVLDALRRTVYRAQGALLGMDAETWERRIDDLDERGRGAWEASDAVAWRRVYNETQALLETAQTQELGAQRLDDPTYLARRVAGLVAWSVAIERSLSDFVPSRADEVRGLQLAERDRLTGALRSKVREPLEKLGESKGPQETRRALDAIASELERIENAVERLPSIGVVTERR
- a CDS encoding polysaccharide lyase produces the protein MDIPRVITTVLAISTALACAPSRDQPPVDAGRTSDAGTVSRDAAAPRRDAGDDPRDPDGGHVDVDASPPDPIEQCTGGADEDGDGRIDCADEDCGTDEACEEAPDLVADWETGDWSQWDGPLGRDPDAQIDVVTDVVRQGRYAARFQVRPGDRYRTTSGERAEVHLWDYRREREGDTFYYAWSTLFPEGWRAPERWGIVMQWHAHTDISPPMAFNAGADRLDLVFSSGNIDSWWPAEYEESHRVLDGLSPGRWHDFIVRIDFRADTSGSVEVWHRLEGTAEFDSVLAVRDVPTLQWSTDSGRIHDGYAQRWGEGWVSGVWVQHGLYRSASSATDVIYHDGFCRGTSYAAVRGCFDE